AAGCCAAAATGTAGATGTACCTCGTCAATCGTATTTTTGAAGCAAACCTTGTGATCAGCCATAGGGGTATTCACAAAATCCTTCAAATTGCTCATAAAGCGACCATCAATGGACTTCTTCCATCCACAAGAAGTTACAGCAGCATTAGCAGATACTTGTTGCCCTTTTCCTGCTTCCAATTCCATTGCTTCGAATTCTTAAATACCTATTgcaaaatacaataataatgtGACTAAAAAAAGCTAATAATACTGGTGAAATTTGATCGTTAATGATCACTTATATTTATAGATAACTAAAATATTGGACAGGAAATTAAAATCGACTTGTTTAGCAAGAAAAGATGGCCGGATTAGCTTGAGAAGGAAGTCATATTTCGGTTCGACATTAACGAAAAGagaaggaatttttttttaccgtTTTCCCCAAGTAGtgtgattttattttgtaaaaatgatACAAATCCCA
This window of the Solanum pennellii chromosome 2, SPENNV200 genome carries:
- the LOC107010867 gene encoding uncharacterized protein LOC107010867, translating into MELEAGKGQQVSANAAVTSCGWKKSIDGRFMSNLKDFVNTPMADHKVCFKNTIDEKVENFRKQVHKLKRLGKFCDHSMAARRGESLEIRSDMTHAYVAFDQFY